In one Bradyrhizobium sp. 4 genomic region, the following are encoded:
- a CDS encoding HAMP domain-containing protein, whose protein sequence is MTSETLHDEVDDLGQIYDRIRPALVQIMAAADTHSQAVDMRAEEIRRYLIWIVGLATALVGLLALLFGRRIATTIVSMTTAMRQLGDGQFDVSLPGLGRRDELGRWPKRSKCSNWKRVKRHEPSSTRKPNRIMPPPCSRADIARLAGEFDAHRQHLIRFVGT, encoded by the coding sequence GTGACGAGTGAGACGCTGCACGATGAGGTCGATGATCTCGGACAGATCTATGACCGCATCCGCCCGGCTCTGGTCCAGATCATGGCTGCCGCTGATACGCATTCGCAGGCTGTAGACATGCGCGCCGAGGAAATTCGCCGGTATCTGATCTGGATAGTTGGCCTTGCAACAGCGCTCGTGGGGCTGCTCGCCTTACTTTTCGGTCGTCGCATCGCCACAACGATCGTTTCGATGACGACAGCTATGCGTCAGCTCGGCGACGGTCAGTTCGACGTGAGTTTGCCGGGTCTTGGCCGAAGGGATGAACTCGGAAGATGGCCGAAGCGGTCGAAATGTTCAAACTGGAAGCGCGTGAAAAGGCACGAACCGAGCTCGACGCGAAAGCCGAACAGGATCATGCCGCCGCCGTGCAGTAGGGCCGATATTGCTCGACTCGCCGGCGAATTCGACGCCCATCGACAGCATCTCATCCGCTTCGTTGGAACTTGA